One Pectobacterium cacticida genomic window, ACCCGATGGTGAAATTGCGCGATTTAAACAGCGATAAATCCACTACGGGGTGGTCATCCGTTAATTCCCAGACAATGAGAAACGCTATCGTAATTACTGCAACTACCGTGAGGACGACGATCTCCGTCGAGTTAAACCAATCCAACTCTTTCCCGCGGTCCAGCACCATCTGAAGGCTACCGATACCGACGACCAACAATGCCAGCCCAATAGTATCGATAGGCTTGATCTCGGTTTTGGTTTCTCGTCCACGCAGCGTTTGTAGCGTAATAAAAACGACGGCGACGCCTAACGGAACGTTAATAAAGAATATCCAGCCCCAGTGATAGTTATCACTGATCCAGCCACCGAGGATCGGGCCACAGATCGGCGCGACAACGACGGTCATTGACCACAACGCCAGTGCGATGCTACGTCTCGCTGGAGGGTAATTACTGAGTAATAAACTTTGTGATAGCGGGATCAGGGGGCCGGCGACAATCCCCTGCAATACGCGGGCGAATATCAGCATTTCCAGACTGGTGGAAACGCCACATAGCCAGGAGGTCAGGGCGAAAAGCGCCGTCGACCACAGAAACAGGCGGACTTCTCCAAACCGTTTAGCCAACCAGCCGGTGATCGGGATAGAAATGGCGTTGGCGACGCCAAACGAGGTGATCACCCATGTTCCCTGTGAGTTGGACGCGCCCAGATTACCGGCGATGGTCGGAATAGCGACATTTGCGATGGTGGAGTCCAGCACCTGCATAAACGTCGCCAGTGATAGGGCTACGGTCATCCAGGCCAGACTGGCGCCTTTAAGCGGTTTTCTCTGCACAAGTCTCTCCTGCTCGATTAATCGGCGTTCGCCTGAATAATGGCGTTGATTTCTTGATTAACCGGGGTGAGATCCAGCGCCAACGCGTCGCTTTGGTAAGCAGGCGTGGTGCGCGGGGTTTTTGCTAGCACGTTACCCTCGGTATTCGCGGTATCGACCTTAACCAAGGCGGACAGCCCGATACGCAGCGGGTGCTCAGCGAGCTGTTGTGGGTCGAGTTCAATACGCACGGGCAGACGCTGGACGACCTTGATCCAGTTACCTGTCGCATTTTGGGCGGGCAGCAGCGAGAACGCGCTACCGGTTCCCATATCGAGGCCGACGACTTTCCCCTGATACACGACATCATCACCATAAATGTCCGCAATCACGGTGGCCGGTTGGCCGATGCGCATCTTGGCGAGCTGTGTTTCTTTAAAGTTAGCATCGACCCAAAGAGGGCTAGCGGGTACCACTGCCATCAGTGCGGAAGTTGGCGAGATGCGGGCGCCAATCTGCACGCTACGGCGAGAAACATAGCCGTCGACCGGGCTAACAATCTTGGTCCGTTGCAACGCTAGCCAGGCATCGCGCATGGCGACGGCGGCCTGTTGTATGGCGGGTTGTTTCTCAAGCGGCGTAGCCAAAATCATCGCCTGGTTGGCCTGATATTGTTGTTCGGCGACGTCTAACGCCGCCTTAGCCGCCGCGACCGCATCACGCGCATGCTGTACTTCTTCACGCCCGATAGCATTGACGTTACCCAATGCTTCCCGGCGGCTCAAGTCGCTTTGCGCCTTATTCAATTCAGTTTGGCGCAACGCGATATTGGCCAGATACTGCTTACTATTGATGATTAACTGGTGGGTCTGACGCACGCTATTGGCCAACTCATTTTTGGCGTGCTCAAACGCCTGCAAGGCATCGGTTGGATCCAGTTCCACCAGCACCTGCCCCTGCTTAACAAAATCGGTATTATCGACATTGACGTGCGTTACGCTGCCGCTGACTTGCGCCATGATTTGAATCTGGTTGCCTGCAACGTAGGCATCGTCGGTACTTTGGTGGTGCCTAAGTACGAGAAACCAATAAACAAACCAGGCACAGCCCAGCGCGATGAAAAGCAGGGTCAACAAAGTTAACACGCGTTTACGCTGCTGTTTCTTGTTTCTTTTTGGCGTTTGCGCCACCTGATTTTCCACACCTTCACTCATGCTCTTTTCTCTCATTTTATTCTGTTGGTATCGGCTACCGAACCAGACTGGGCCGTCGGTACTAGTCGCAATGAATACATCTTGTTGTGCAGTCCAAAGGTATCTTCAGGGAGGCTGCCAGAAACGTGAGCGTGTTGTTTTACAACGTCGAACTCTACGATAGCTGACTGGCCATTTGTTGGCGCAATCCACTGGCCCGATGCATAGGTATCGGGTCATTCCTGAGGAAATAAAAGGTAGAATGTAATACGTTGTCGTTATTTTTCTGTTGTTATTAAAGATTGATACTAGAGATCGCTATTAGCGATCAACTGCATTGATTATCGATATGTTCCATCTCATCTAATCTAACAAGGAGCTTTCTCATCAGGGTTTCGAACTGTTTTTGCTCATTGGGTTCAAGTGATGAACAAAGTACATGCAGATGGTTATGCTGGGGCGGAATCAGTTGATCGAGAAACGCTTTACCTTCCGCCGTTAGGTGCAGATGCAGACAACGCCTGTCGCTACTGCTCTCGCGTCGTTCAATCCAACCTCTTTTCTCCAGATCGTCAGCTATGCGCGTCGCATTGGTGCGTGACGATCCCAACGCGGCACTCAATTCAGAAGGCTGAATGCTATAAGACTCCTGCGATTCAAGCGTCAGCAATGCCATGAAAAGGGTTTCGTTAATTCCCTGATCTTTCAGCATTCTATTCCTATGTTCCAGAATTTTACTTTGGACGTGCATAAAAAGACGTAATAGCAAGACCTCCTGCCGAGGGAAGCTGGGTTTACGCGCGGCACGCAGATCGAGCATGTGTTCTATAGGCGTGAATGAACTGTCCATTTTTTATATAAACCTCATTAGTCACGGTGTACATAGTAACGAATGTTACTAACTGGGTAAACGGCACCCACGTGGGAATTAAGCTTAATTCTGTGACAGAAAGTAAGCGAGAAACAGTACATCATAGAGTATGTACTTCGCTTATCTATCTAAATCAAAAGATTAACTAATAATTTAAGGAGAGAAGGGTTAGAACCATTTAAACGCAATGCCGTAGCATAGCGCCCCCAGCAATGTTGATAACACGATACTGCGCGTCTTATAAAAGCAGGCTGTCAACGTAATAAACCCCATCAGGGTGGGCCAGAGCTTTTCATGATGCGCAAGCATGTCCGGTACGCTGGAAACGATCAGCAGAGCGCAGATGGAGGCAATGCCGATGCTATCAAGCAATAGCGCCTTTCTGCCATGCTGTAATGAACCGGAAGCGCGCGAAGTGCTGAGTCGCAGGGGAAGATAGCGGAACAGATAGTTCACTAACCCGACCATCAGTCCGATAAGAATCACGTTTGTGTTCATGAGTTTACCCGTGGTGTGGCGGTATTAACCAGCGATGCCAGGCAACCGCTGATAATGCCGATCAGTATTGCTGCCGGAATGGAGGAAAGCAGTAACCCAAGTAGTGCGCCGCCGAGCGCGCAGGTTACGACCAGACCCTGCCTACGCTTGAAAGAAGCCAGCAAAAAGCTCAGGAAAAGTGCGGGCAGCATGAAAGACAGCGCTGCTTCTACAGCGGGATAATTTTTTAGGGGGCCGTCACCGAATGCGGCGCCAATCACCGTGCCCAGCGCCCATGAAAGCCAAGCTGACAGCGACACGCCCATCATCCAATTTTCAGACCAGCGCCGATTATTTTTTGCCAGCCGTGTAGCGGCGGCGGCGAACACTTCGTCCGTCAGGCCAAACGCCCACAATGCAGTTTTACGCGCGCTCAGTTTTTGCGCTATACGATGTCGTAATGCCGGGCCATAGAGGACATGACGCACATCCATCGCCATAACGGTTAACGCGGCCACCCAGATGGACACACCGGCGCTAAGTAGCGCGGTGATGACGAATTGGCTCGCGCCAGCATAAATAACGCAAGAGAGGAAAATGCTCTCTAGCGGCGTAAATCCGAGCTTGACGGCATTCATGCCAAACGCAAAGGCGACGGGCATGTAGCCGATAACAATCGGCAGACTGTCAAAGAGGCCTTCGCTAAAAGAAGCCGCTTTTGTCGGTGCCGATGGAACAGACGTGGTTAATATTTTCACTGGGCTGAATAGCCATGTTGTTGTTAAAGCGTGGTAACCGATAACACTAGCAAAGCGGTAGTGAAATTTCACGCGATTACAGCACGAAAGTAAGTTTGCTGAAGCGGCGCACTCCCCCAATGGAAACGTCGTCAAACGAGCAGCGTCCACAGGGAGCGAGCCGCGTGCGGGGCTATAGCGTTGCCAGCGCTTCCTGCGTTTCATGGCGGTGGTTGCGCCACCACACCAGTAGATTTAGCAGGCTGATCATTCCACCTGCGGCGCAGACGCCAGGCCAGCCCCACTGCTGGTAAGCAGAGGCCGAAAGCAACGAACCCAGCGCGCCGCCGATAAAATAGACGGTCATATAGCCGGCAGTCAGGCGATTACGGGCGTCGGGCATCATACGGTAAATCACGCTCTGGTTAGTGACGTGTACGCCCTGAACCGCCAAATCCAACACAATAATACCTACCAGTAGTGCTGCCACGGAGGCACTGCCGAGCGCAATAAAGCCCCACGAGAGTAAGAGCAGGATAATCCCGATGCTGGTAGTCTGTTTAGCCTTACCTTTATCGACCTGACGTCCGGCGCGCGATGCTGCTAATGCACCCGCAGCGCCAACCAGCCCGAACAGGCCGATGATCCCTTCGGAGTAGCCGTAGGGCGGAGAGGCCAGCAGGAATGCCATCGACGTCCACAGTATGCTGAAGTTGGCGAAGCACAAACAGCCGAGTACAGCGCGGGTACGCAGCAGTGGCGTAGCGGAGAACAGACGGAAGATGGAAAGCAGCAACTGCGGGTAGTTCAGCGTGTTTTGCTGAGGGAGGCGCGGTAATGCCCGCCATAAGATCAGCGCCATGATGACCATCAGTGTGCTGGCAACCCAGTACACGGTGCGCCAGTCGCCGAGTGAAGCCAACGCGCCCGCGGCGGTTCTCGCCAGTAAAATCCCTAGCAGCAGGCCGCTCATTATCGTACCGACGACTTTACCGCGCGTTTCCGGCGTTGCCAGCGTCGCTGCAAGGGGAACCAATAGCTGGGCGACAACGGAGAATAACCCCGTCAATGCCGTACCCGCGATCATTACCCAGAGCGTAGGCGCAGAGGCCGTGAGTAGCATTCCACCCGCGGCAAGTAACGTCATGCCGACAATCAGCGTTCGGCGTTCAAACATGTCCCCCAGTGGAACTAAAAAAAGCAGCCCGACGGCGTAACCCAACTGTGCGGCGGTAACAATGAACCCCGCCTGATTGACGGAAAGCGCAAAGACTCTGGCAATGGTTTCCAGCAGCGGCTGAGCATAATAGTTACTGGCGACGGCGAGGCCGGTCGCGACAGACATAATCAGGGTCAAAGACAGGCTGAGCCCTGGTTGTGGCTGAGCGTCGGAAGCAGGTTGCGGAAGCGGCATAGTCTATGAACGTTAAGGTAATGTTAAAAATGGAGGCTATAGTATCGGGTAGCGCTGACTGAGATGCCAGAATATCTTTACCCTTTTTATAATGCGATAGACGGTTTTGTTTTTAATACGATTGATTTAGCTTATCGCACGCAGCATATCACTATCGACAGGGAACATGATGAAGTATTACCGGACATTTAAGATAAAAAGCATTGCGATACTCATGGGATGCGCCGCGCTGCCAGCAGCGCTGTGGTCAATGGAAGCACAGGCGGTCACCGCAGTCTATGTTTCAGCCGCCGCTGATGGCGTAATCGACGCCTACATCCTTAATACACACAGTGGCGAATTAACCGCCATCGGGAAAGTACCCGCAGGGGCGAAAGTGATGCCGATGGCGGTTAGCCCGGATAAATCTACCCTCTATGCCGCCACGCGCAGCGTGCCCTATTCGGCGGTGAGTTATAACATCGATCCTAAAAGCGGTGCGCTCAGCCTGTTAGGTAAAGCGGAACTGCCGGACAACATGGCGTACCTCTCGACCGATTTTACGGGGAAGTGGTTGTTCAGCGCTTCGTATGGCGGCAATAAAGTCGCGGTTAATGGCATTGATAAAGACGGCAAGGTGAACGCAAGCGCGGTCACGGTGGTACCAACGGGGGAAAAGGCACATAGCATTATTGCCGACCACAAAAATAGGTTCGTCTTCGCCAGCAATTTGGGCAGCGATCAAATTGTCCAGTTCCGGTTTGATGCGAAAACAGGCAGGTTAACGCCGAATGAACCGTCAGTAGTTAAGCTGCCTGAAGGAAACGGGCCGCGCCATCTGGTATGGGCGCCAGATAATAAAACGCTCTACGTGAATA contains:
- the emrB gene encoding multidrug efflux MFS transporter permease subunit EmrB, producing MQRKPLKGASLAWMTVALSLATFMQVLDSTIANVAIPTIAGNLGASNSQGTWVITSFGVANAISIPITGWLAKRFGEVRLFLWSTALFALTSWLCGVSTSLEMLIFARVLQGIVAGPLIPLSQSLLLSNYPPARRSIALALWSMTVVVAPICGPILGGWISDNYHWGWIFFINVPLGVAVVFITLQTLRGRETKTEIKPIDTIGLALLVVGIGSLQMVLDRGKELDWFNSTEIVVLTVVAVITIAFLIVWELTDDHPVVDLSLFKSRNFTIGCLCISLAYMFYFGAIVLLPQLLQEVYGYTATWAGLASAPVGLMPVVLSPIIGRFAPRLDMRQLVTFSFIMYAVCFYWRAYTFEPGMDFGASAWPQFVQGFAVACFFMPLTTITLSGLPPERLAAASSLSNFARTLAGSIGTSLTTTLWTQRESLHHAHLTESITPYNPIAQETYQQLQAMGMSQTQASAYIAEQITAQGLIISANEIFWAAAGVFLVLLVLVWFAKPPFTTGGSGGGAH
- the emrA gene encoding multidrug efflux MFS transporter periplasmic adaptor subunit EmrA, giving the protein MSEGVENQVAQTPKRNKKQQRKRVLTLLTLLFIALGCAWFVYWFLVLRHHQSTDDAYVAGNQIQIMAQVSGSVTHVNVDNTDFVKQGQVLVELDPTDALQAFEHAKNELANSVRQTHQLIINSKQYLANIALRQTELNKAQSDLSRREALGNVNAIGREEVQHARDAVAAAKAALDVAEQQYQANQAMILATPLEKQPAIQQAAVAMRDAWLALQRTKIVSPVDGYVSRRSVQIGARISPTSALMAVVPASPLWVDANFKETQLAKMRIGQPATVIADIYGDDVVYQGKVVGLDMGTGSAFSLLPAQNATGNWIKVVQRLPVRIELDPQQLAEHPLRIGLSALVKVDTANTEGNVLAKTPRTTPAYQSDALALDLTPVNQEINAIIQANAD
- the mprA gene encoding transcriptional repressor MprA, whose translation is MDSSFTPIEHMLDLRAARKPSFPRQEVLLLRLFMHVQSKILEHRNRMLKDQGINETLFMALLTLESQESYSIQPSELSAALGSSRTNATRIADDLEKRGWIERRESSSDRRCLHLHLTAEGKAFLDQLIPPQHNHLHVLCSSLEPNEQKQFETLMRKLLVRLDEMEHIDNQCS
- the ygaH gene encoding L-valine transporter subunit YgaH; translated protein: MNTNVILIGLMVGLVNYLFRYLPLRLSTSRASGSLQHGRKALLLDSIGIASICALLIVSSVPDMLAHHEKLWPTLMGFITLTACFYKTRSIVLSTLLGALCYGIAFKWF
- a CDS encoding AzlC family ABC transporter permease; the encoded protein is MKILTTSVPSAPTKAASFSEGLFDSLPIVIGYMPVAFAFGMNAVKLGFTPLESIFLSCVIYAGASQFVITALLSAGVSIWVAALTVMAMDVRHVLYGPALRHRIAQKLSARKTALWAFGLTDEVFAAAATRLAKNNRRWSENWMMGVSLSAWLSWALGTVIGAAFGDGPLKNYPAVEAALSFMLPALFLSFLLASFKRRQGLVVTCALGGALLGLLLSSIPAAILIGIISGCLASLVNTATPRVNS
- a CDS encoding MFS transporter, with translation MPLPQPASDAQPQPGLSLSLTLIMSVATGLAVASNYYAQPLLETIARVFALSVNQAGFIVTAAQLGYAVGLLFLVPLGDMFERRTLIVGMTLLAAGGMLLTASAPTLWVMIAGTALTGLFSVVAQLLVPLAATLATPETRGKVVGTIMSGLLLGILLARTAAGALASLGDWRTVYWVASTLMVIMALILWRALPRLPQQNTLNYPQLLLSIFRLFSATPLLRTRAVLGCLCFANFSILWTSMAFLLASPPYGYSEGIIGLFGLVGAAGALAASRAGRQVDKGKAKQTTSIGIILLLLSWGFIALGSASVAALLVGIIVLDLAVQGVHVTNQSVIYRMMPDARNRLTAGYMTVYFIGGALGSLLSASAYQQWGWPGVCAAGGMISLLNLLVWWRNHRHETQEALATL
- a CDS encoding lactonase family protein, with translation MMKYYRTFKIKSIAILMGCAALPAALWSMEAQAVTAVYVSAAADGVIDAYILNTHSGELTAIGKVPAGAKVMPMAVSPDKSTLYAATRSVPYSAVSYNIDPKSGALSLLGKAELPDNMAYLSTDFTGKWLFSASYGGNKVAVNGIDKDGKVNASAVTVVPTGEKAHSIIADHKNRFVFASNLGSDQIVQFRFDAKTGRLTPNEPSVVKLPEGNGPRHLVWAPDNKTLYVNNELSGKVARLTLDEKTGQLTLLDFTDSIPADAGMRVGTIAPDKKRADNRPKIWSADLRLTPNGKFLYVSERTKSTITLLRVEPKTGQLKYITRYPTETQPRGMQIDPSGKFLIASGEKSTSLSVYRINQDNGDLVRVGQFPTGKGANWVEIVNLP